The genome window GTTTGGAGCAATCTTTGCTCTAGCCATCAGAACCATTTCATTCTCAACCTCATCCATCTTAGAACAAACATTTCGGTCAAGTGAGTGTTTTTTTGCATTAAACAAGTCAAATGTGATCTTCTGATCATCTATACCCATTTCCAAATTATCTTTCCCCATATCTACCACACAATTGGCAATTAACATGAAGGGACGACCCAAAATCAGTGGGGTTTCAGCATCCTCTTCAATATCCATGATCACGAAATCTGCAGGAAAGGTAAACTGCTGCACCTTGACCAATACGTCTTTAACTACACCATATGGCCTTGTAATTGAGCGATCTGCCAGCTACAATGTCATTCTTGTTGGCATGATTTCCAGCTCTCTGatccttctgcacatggagagagACATCAAATTAATGTTGGCCCCTAAGTCAATAAGGGCTTTTCCAACAAACACCGCACCAATAGAGCAAGGGATTGTGACACTCCCTggatccttgtattttggtgGAAGGATTCTCTGAATAACATCACTACAATTTCCCTCCACCACAATATTATCACTGTGGATATATTTGCCTTTTTTGGTCAACAGATCTTTAAGGAATTTGAGTATAGTGGCATTTTTTGCAAGGCTTTTCCAAATGGGATAGTTATCTCCAATTTCTTTAAGATATCAAGGAAATGAGCAAAGTGTCATTACTTTTCCTTCTTAGACGACACCAAGGGATATGATGCTTCCTTCCCTGTACATGGAACaacctccttcttcttttctctagcCAACTCACTCTTTgtcttcttttcttcctctttttctcttttttttttcatttttttcttctttttcttctttctcctcatcatttatttttttgtccctcctctaatctttttctttttctttttctttctatccTTCAGCTACTAACTCCTACTTATCACTACTCCTCCCTTCATCTTCCACCATGGTTACCTTCTTGCTTCTAGTTATGACAGCCTTGCAttcttctttgggatttttttttcagtattAGCCCCAAAACCTCCAGAAGAATTTTCAGCTATCTGCTTAGCTAGTTGTCCTACTTGAATCTCCAGGTTCTTTATAGCAGACTTTGTGCTTTTGTGATTGGACATTGAAACTTGCATGAACTTAGCCAAAGTCTCCTCCACCTTGGTTGTCCTTTCGTACAGGTTAGGCCCTTGATTTTGACACCTATTGGATGGTCCTCcttggtctttgttgaattggTTCCCAGGATGAGACCTCCACTGCCCTTAATTCTGATTAAAATTGTAAGCTTCCTGATAACCTGAAAATCCACCTACATTAAACCTTGGTAtgtgttgatttcccatataattcACTTCTTTTGCAGAATCTTCAAGAGGTATACAACAACCAGATTCATGCGATCCTCCATGTATGCTACAACCTCCAACCTGCATAACTGCTGAATGTGAAGGTTGAGTCACTTGCAATTGGGTTGGCAGCTTACTAAGTGTCTTCGTCAATGATTCTAGTTGCTTAGCTAGCAgcttgttctgtgccaataGTGCATCTTGTGAAGAAAGCTCTAACAGGCTTCTCTTTGTGGGTACATGAGTCCTATCACGCAAAATAGCATGATCacttgcagccatattttcaataagCTCTATTgcttcttcaggggtcttcaacTTAATTTTTCCTCCAGTAGAAGCATCCAATAACTGCTTGGACTGCGGTCTCAAACCATCTATAAAAAATTTCAGTTGAATCGACTCGGAGAATCCATGAGTCAGTGTTCTCCGCAGCAAGCTACGAAATCTCTCAAGTGCTTCACTCAGGGATTCATCTAGAAATTGATGGAATGAAGAGATAGCTGCCTTGCCTTCAGCTGTCTTGGACTCTAGGAAGTACTTCTTTAGAAATTTCTCTACAACCtcttcccaagtttttaagttgTTTCCCTTGAACGAGTGCatccacctcttggcttctccaaccaaagaaaatgaaaacaagctaatTCTTACTGCATCTTCCGGCACACCTGCAATTTTCACAGTATTGCAGATTTCTATATAAGTAGCAAGGTGTGCATAAGGGTCTTCATTCGGcaaaccatgaaacaaatttccTTGAATCAActggatcaaggaatgaggATATGTGATGTTGTGAGCTTGAACTTCTGGTCGTGCAATGCttgtgaaaaattgtggcacgGTCGAGGTAGAATAATCTTTAAGAGTCACCCTCCGTGGTTGATCCTCAGCCATGATATGTGCTTCAGACGCATCTACTTCAGATTCCCTTAAATTTGGAAATGCTGAAGATGATTCAGATGATTGAGTTCCCTCTGAACTTGGTTATGTTGTCCTTTCTTGCAaagctttcttccttctttctgcGTTGTTTCTCCTGCAAGTAGCTTCTATTTCCAAATCTAATGGAACTAAATTCCCTGTTGAAGAATTACCTCACATATAAGAAGTACTAACAGAGCAACAATTAACCAGgtcaagagaaaaaataaatcctaACTATCTATtcacaaaatcaatcaaagaataatgaaTAAATGTCTACAAACTGAACTATACTATCTAAGTGGAAAGAAATTACccgacaacggcgccaaaaacttgtttgtGTGTTAGTAAGTGTACCgattcgcacaagtagtatattaAAACGGTAAGACTGAGTATCATATCCACATggaatttgtttcactcagAACTGTACATTCAGTGAGCAAACATTTGTACAACCAAAAGTGAAATAAATATCAAGTTGGGTTTTTGTTCTAAAATCTAGTTAACTATAAACTAAATATCTAAAGTTTGAGAAGTAAAATAGTTAagtaaaaagcgttgggtcgtTCTACTGAATTTTCCTTGAtgttgttatgtatttttctctatttaatgttatcctagtgttcttatgctgagaaattacccaaaccaagatccctcgagtgaacgggcctaactctctttaaacCTCATCCTTGATCCCTCAGCAAACtcagtctaaaagagttgcattaagtctacaacataatatggactagatcgctgcactccattcctagacatacagttttctagcttgctctatcaagttctaaggctttaaagcacttcccaatgctaaaaatcctaactatacatatAAATGGGTGAttaagccacaagcatgtaaaaataagcatagatagaagcaaagaacacataaaaacaacattaaatagatagtgaaagaATGTTACATCAAGGGTTCAGCTGAACTTCCCAACCAagaggtttagccttccattacaagtaatGAGCTTTCAATACAAagaagaacaaattttgagtaaAAAATGGCTAAGAAgggttgaggatgtctccttcaacctCTAGAACCCTAATATCACTCCTTTAACCTAAACTCTCTTGGTGGCTCAGTTTTTGTCGCTTCAGCTCTTTCCTTGGCTATGTTTTTCAACTCCCCATTTAGTTTCCTCCAAATTCAGTGTTTAAAGGCTACTTGGACGTTTCAGCTTCTGaaagctcgctaagcgagagtaaTTGAATTTGTGCTTAGCGAGTTGGGTGTGTTgagcgcgagaagagacaaacAACTCGTTGGGCGAGCTCGCGGCGCGCTAGGCGAACATATCTCTAAttgatcctcttctagggtttcctaGCATGCTAAGCGAGCTGCATGCCTCGCTTAGCAGatgtcactcgctaagcgcatatgcctcgcttagcgagacaccaactacttgaaccttctcttcttttggcctgaaactgaagtggtttcaacattaattcacaaaatgggaGCATCTACTATAtgaaatcaaactaaacatgaaaatatgtacaattcctacaaaaagaaccataaattggaggaaagATGCTAATTTTATGtaactattcaatacaaaagttagtcgtaaataacgactaacaatgatctcgaaccttatgttcgtgggagcagatggttaggtgaatgagtatgaagaacctcatgctagaggacacaggaacacaatgctttgataggatgtgacattggggtatatgtttctatattaattgcatgaagttttggacgaccttgttttgagccgagatgatttattatttatttggacatgttttattatgatgttagaaaagtgaatgtgagccttttacccttttgaaaggcttgtatttaaatgtgttttaaaaacttttaattaattatgatttcttattccttttattattagtacatatatgtgaggggtagaagGCGTCACACCATGAGCTTCATTCACTGGTCATTTTGGATGATGTATTGCATCAACGCCTCCTATACATTTGGTCTTTTCTCCTCTTGTTTGGGCTTCGAATTTTGCATGTAGGGTGGCCTATACAAGTTTTGATTCTAACCTTGCCTGTAATTCTACCCATGATTGAAGTTGTTGTTGGATTACCGCTCATAACCATTGTCTATTCCTCCTACAAAGTTAATCTCATCCATGGTTTGGGCAAACTCATCGCCCATTGTGAATTCTCCTAGACCATGGACACATCCATACCTCTCACAAGTATGGTAAAGAGGTGTAGAGTTTGGGACCTGAGACTGGATCTTTATCAATTTTTGAATTTGTTGGGACAATGCTTGAATTTGTTGTCCAAGGCCAAAAGTAGCTACTTTAGTCTCCAGCTAGTTGACTGACCTTTTCATGATCTTCTTATCCCCATAATTGTTGTAAGGATTCGAGCACATGTCTTCTATAATCTTGATGGCATTAGATGGTGGCTTTAGCATTAGATTGCCTTGACATGTAGCATTTAGGTTAGTCCTGTTGTAGGAGGACACTTCTCCGTAGAAAATATGCACTATCCTCCGCTAGCTAAACTCATAATATGGGTAATTCCTGAGCATCTCCAAGAATCTTTCTTGggcttttgataaaaaaatttgctcATTTTGAGTGAAATGATCGTTTAGagacaacaaatattttttaaagattgtcTATAAATATGAGAAgccttgaagaagaagaagaaacccaGCCTAACTCTATCCAAAAATGCTAAATAAAGTTAGGAGGAACAAAAAGAACACAAATTTTAAGGCTGGCGAGCTCCTTTGTTGGCAGGCACACGAGCCACAACATTAGCATCAAATGCACTCTAGTAATAATATGATATTCTAATGAAAGATAAATAagacaaacacaaaaatggatAAAATATTCCTTTCCTGTTGCCAACAGTCAAAATACAGAGCTTAAATAGTGTTTAAGGAGTAAGGACAGTACCACATATGAAAGGTGTCAGTCCTGACTAAAACAACTTTCAACAACTATTAacaacttaatattatttacaaaagactaatatttaaaatttgaaacaagGAGAAAGCCATTGGAAGTGGAACTTGGCCCGTAACAATACTGTCCGATTCGGAAATACCCTTGTCCATGAGGCTCGAAGTGGAACTTGTGTTTGAGGAATTGGGCTCACCAATGAGGGGCAATGTCTTGGCACCCATTGGAGGACTAGGCAAAATCTTGGAAAGGTGAGTAGTCCACATGGAGGGTACAAATGCATCTACTTGAGTTGAATGCAAAGGAACATGCTCATGTATATTAAGAAGGGGTTGACCAAAAGGAGCTTCAAAGGGTATCATATCAATGACACTATGGTAAGAGGTATTGTACCATAGTTCTACCAAAGGTAAGAAGTTAAACCATTGTCTTAGGTTATCACTTGTGAAGCATCGAAGATATCACTCAAGACATCTGTTAAGCACCTCAGATTGAACATTGATTCAGGGGTGATACACCAATCAATATTGATGTTTAGTGCCCTGTAGTTTGAAGATTTCCTTCCAAAAGGTGCTTACAAGTATTGGATCACAGTGAAGgcaaataatatcataaatgaaTCTTTGTGCTAGAGATTGAGCTGTGAAATGTTTTGGGAGTGCTATAAAATTAGCACTCTTGGATAGACGATCACAAACCACCCAAATCACTGTGGGATCGAAAAATCTTGGAAGGCATGTAATAAAATCCATCGTAAGATCTGCCCAAACCATCTCAAGAATAAGGAGGGATTGTAACAATCCCTGGGGCTTCTGATTCATAGTCCATTTATGTTGGTAGATTTCATAGTGGTAGATAAAGGACTTAACTTCCTTAAGGTATACCAGTCCATGTGATGTTGAGTATCCTTAAAAGTTCTCCTAGGCCTTGAGAAACAGTTGTTCCTTAAGGTATACCAGTCCATGTGATGTTGAGTATCCTTAAAAGTTCTCCTAGGCCTTGAGAAACAGTTGTTGCCTTTCTTGATGTGTATTATAGTAAGCatgtatttatttgattaatgtaGGGACAGGGGATGAGATGATCatgagaagaagatgagtgccCATATGGCACCTAGACAAGGCATCCACCACTTGATTGGAACGGCTAGGTTTGTAGAAAATCTGGAAATGAAATCCTTGTAGCTTAAtggcatatttcttttgttctgATGTCTGATAGCTTTGTGTGAGCAGGCTTTTCAAACTCTACTGATTAATAAAAATGTGGAAGTGTTGACTGATCAAATATTGTCACCATTTTTTTACATCTTTCGTCACGTTAAACATATCCTTCACATATACAGAAGCAAGACACATTCTAGGACAAAGCTTACAGCTAAAGAAGGCAAGAGGGTGACCTTTTTGCAATAGCACAACCCCAATGACAAAACCAAAAGGATATGTGTCTATCACGAACGTGGCTAAGAAGTCTGGTAAGGCTAAGACCAGAAGGGAGGACATGAGTGACttcaatgtataaaaaaaaaattaagtttcatGTGTCCATTTAAATTTGTTAAGTCTTAACAAATATGTGACCGAAGAGGTTATCGCTGCATATTTTTTGACAAACTTTCGGTAGAATCCCGTGAGACCCAAGAAGCCTAGTGATCCCGTGAGTGAACGAGGTGTAGAGGCCATTCTTGTATAGCATGAACTTTTTCTGAATCAGGTTGTTGGCCTTCTTTTGAAATCATATGTCCCAAATAAGAGACTTGGGATTCTACGAATGAACATTTAGAGAACTTTGCAAAGTATTTGTTAGCTGCGAAAGTCTCCAACACAGTATGTAAGTGTGTCACGTGGTCAGCTAAACAAGAACTAAAAATCAGAGTAGAAAGGTCGAAGAAGATCATTCATGGCGACTTGGAAGTTAGAAGGAGGTTGGTTGATCCAAAGGCATCACCAAGAACTCGTAGTGGTCATCAAATATTCTGAAAGTCGTCTTTGGAGTGTCGGGCCCATGGATGCGAATTTGATGATAATTGGATTGTAGGTCCAACTTTTCAAAGATACTAGGCTGACCCAAGCTCATCTAAAAATTCATCAATGGCAGGGATAGGAAATTTATCCTTGACTGTTACCACATTCAAAGCGTGATAGTCGACACAAAAGTGCCAAGTATTGTCTTATAGATTAGCAAAATAGGGGATGAGAAAAGACTGTTACTAGGAGGGATAATACCCTCTTGAAGCATCTCTTGTATGATGGTAGCCATAACTTCCTTTTGTGAGTATCGGTATCTGTAAGATTCAACTGAAATAGTTGGGGTGTTAGGAAGAAGAGTAATGTGGTGGTCAAAGGGCATAGAAGGGGGAAGCTAGGCCTTTAGAGGTAGAAAAAACTAAGGAATATTAAGAAATAAGGGCCTGTATTTCAGGGATGGTTGAGGCTTGGTGAAGGGTACTAGGCTGAGAAGAAGGTTTGGGGGGAAAAGTGGGATAGGgagtgaaataaaaataaggaaGCAATGGCTTATGCGGGAACCAAATGGTGGAGTCAGGGTTAAGTGGAGGAAGAGGATGGTAGTTTAGGTGTGGCAGTGAGCATTATTGGGCAATTATCAATAGTGAAAAATAATTGTGGGATTGAAAAATCAGCTTGGACATTCCCCAAAGATCGAAGCCAATCTAATCATAAAACAATATAAACTCCTTCAATAGGAAGCAAATATAAAGGAACCGAAAAGTATGCCCTTGAATAGATAAAGCTACATCAGGACAAAGGTCTATGTAGGGCAGAATGTCGAGCATCTTATAGGTCTCTGATGTTGTCTATCTGGGTTTGAAATTGGTccaacaaagaagaaaaggtttgtaaagcatcatccacctcCTTCATCATTCTAGAGGGAGCCATTAAGAACGAATCAATGACAACACCAAAGGTTTTTTTCCCAACCTGCACATTCTCTTTCTTGCTTTTCCCTCAATTACACCAGTTTGAAAAACAATTCCCAATCTACACCACATTCTTTATTCAATGGGAAGTCAGGTATGGCCATCCCGACTTCCGTacgaacatttttttttataatttatatgtttaattttttaatttaaattattaaaataatataaatattatattatataaacatatttttaattgatttaaaaaaaattattaaaataattttttaataaagaaataatattattaaatataattacttatcttgtattatttaatttatataagacattttgtaggtgaatattttttttaatatgaattttgtctaataatatatttactttagtaaaaaaattaaaacttctaatattattttgttactaaatataatttgtttgtttgtgtcattagatttttttaaaaatgataatacttTTTGGTTAACAATTTATTTGTAGAAGAACATTATActacattataaataaaatacttaaacaattaCATTTAGGTAAGGAAAAACATAAGATGAAGGCATGTTGGGACAATTGTTTC of Glycine soja cultivar W05 chromosome 1, ASM419377v2, whole genome shotgun sequence contains these proteins:
- the LOC114366815 gene encoding uncharacterized protein LOC114366815 is translated as MAEDQPRRVTLKDYSTSTVPQFFTSIARPEVQAHNITYPHSLIQLIQGNLFHGLPNEDPYAHLATYIEICNTVKIAGVPEDAVRISLFSFSLVGEAKRWMHSFKGNNLKTWEEVVEKFLKKYFLESKTAEGKAAISSFHQFLDESLSEALERFRSLLRRTLTHGFSESIQLKFFIDGLRPQSKQLLDASTGGKIKLKTPEEAIELIENMAASDHAILRDRTHVPTKRSLLELSSQDALLAQNKLLAKQLESLTKTLSKLPTQLQVTQPSHSAVMQVGGCSIHGGSHESGCCIPLEDSAKEVNYMGNQHIPRFNVGGFSGYQEAYNFNQN